A genomic window from Pseudogulbenkiania sp. MAI-1 includes:
- a CDS encoding BolA family protein has protein sequence MATTEQVKQYIAAGLDCTHLEVEGDGHHFYAVVVSEAFAGKRLIDRHRLVKEVIKEQLQSNEIHALSIVKAQTPDEWAKQQG, from the coding sequence ATGGCTACAACCGAACAGGTCAAACAGTACATCGCCGCCGGTCTCGACTGCACCCATCTCGAGGTGGAAGGCGACGGCCATCACTTCTACGCCGTGGTGGTGTCGGAAGCCTTTGCCGGCAAACGCCTGATCGACCGGCACCGTCTGGTCAAGGAAGTGATCAAGGAACAGCTGCAAAGCAACGAGATCCACGCGCTCTCCATCGTCAAGGCGCAGACGCCGGACGAGTGGGCCAAACAACAGGGCTAA
- a CDS encoding ABC transporter ATP-binding protein produces MVPAIDISSVSRRFGQLQALDNVSFSVEPGEFFALLGPNGAGKTTLISAMAGLTRPDSGTIRIMGHDVVRDYKAARQSLGVVPQELVFDPFLTVRETLRFQSGYFGLTRNDAWLDELLFKLGLADKADANMRALSGGMKRRVMVAQALVHRPPVIVLDEPTAGVDVELRQSLWSFVQELNRAGHTIVLTTHYLEEAEALCNRIAMLKKGRLVALEEKDKLLMRSNERDVALKLSAELPPSLQALQLRQEDGRHILRLSEIGALEGVLATLREAGVEVRELGLIEMDLEDVFVSMMQAGGH; encoded by the coding sequence ATGGTCCCGGCCATCGACATTTCCTCGGTCAGCAGACGCTTTGGCCAGCTGCAGGCCCTCGACAACGTCAGTTTCAGCGTCGAACCCGGCGAATTCTTCGCCCTGCTCGGCCCCAACGGCGCCGGCAAGACCACGCTCATCTCCGCCATGGCGGGCCTGACGCGCCCGGACAGCGGCACCATCCGCATCATGGGCCACGACGTGGTGCGCGACTACAAGGCGGCGCGCCAGAGCCTGGGGGTGGTGCCGCAGGAACTGGTGTTCGACCCCTTCCTGACGGTGCGCGAGACGCTGCGCTTCCAGTCCGGCTACTTCGGCCTGACGCGCAACGACGCCTGGCTCGACGAGCTGCTGTTCAAGCTCGGCCTCGCCGACAAGGCCGACGCCAACATGCGTGCGCTGTCGGGCGGCATGAAACGGCGCGTGATGGTGGCGCAGGCGCTGGTGCACCGCCCGCCGGTGATCGTGCTGGACGAACCGACCGCCGGCGTCGACGTCGAACTGCGCCAGAGCCTGTGGAGCTTCGTGCAGGAGCTCAACCGCGCCGGCCACACCATCGTGCTGACCACGCACTACCTGGAAGAAGCCGAGGCGCTGTGCAACCGTATCGCCATGCTGAAGAAGGGCCGGCTGGTGGCGCTGGAAGAGAAGGACAAGCTGCTGATGCGCAGCAACGAGCGCGACGTAGCGCTGAAGCTGTCGGCCGAGCTGCCGCCCAGTCTGCAAGCTCTGCAGTTGCGTCAGGAAGATGGCCGCCACATCCTGCGCCTGTCGGAGATCGGTGCGCTGGAAGGCGTGCTGGCGACCCTGCGCGAAGCCGGGGTGGAGGTGCGTGAACTGGGCCTGATCGAAATGGACCTGGAAGACGTGTTCGTCAGCATGATGCAAGCGGGAGGCCATTGA
- the tnpB gene encoding IS66 family insertion sequence element accessory protein TnpB (TnpB, as the term is used for proteins encoded by IS66 family insertion elements, is considered an accessory protein, since TnpC, encoded by a neighboring gene, is a DDE family transposase.), protein MIGLPAGTRVWLAAGVTDMRRGFDGLAAIVQSTLELDPFSGHVFVFRGRRGDRIKLLWWSGDGLCLLAKRLEQGRFVWPSADRGSVSLTTAQLSMLLEGIDWRRPQRTWTPTSV, encoded by the coding sequence ATGATCGGCTTGCCGGCCGGAACCCGGGTCTGGCTTGCCGCCGGCGTGACCGACATGCGCCGTGGCTTTGACGGCTTGGCCGCCATCGTCCAGAGCACACTCGAACTGGATCCGTTCTCCGGCCATGTGTTCGTCTTCCGTGGCCGACGTGGCGACCGCATCAAGCTGTTGTGGTGGAGCGGCGATGGCCTGTGCCTGCTAGCGAAGCGCTTGGAACAGGGCCGCTTCGTCTGGCCCAGTGCCGACCGCGGCAGCGTGTCACTGACCACCGCCCAGCTGTCGATGCTGCTGGAAGGCATCGACTGGCGCCGTCCCCAGCGCACCTGGACCCCCACCAGCGTTTGA
- a CDS encoding TetR family transcriptional regulator: MARRTREEAEQTRCRILDTAEALFSTHGVSRTTLATIAGAAGLTRGAVYWHFVDKLDLYRAMLDRIIPHFDTRRNELQQAAAHDPAQALWRFSNTLLSSVAQDPRLQRVLQVIFLRTEHVDELAPVQEQCVAKMREAHFTLTQILLAAQARGQLQPHVQPVMAAQSLQALHDGLLRIWLADAQRFDLAHDTPALLSSLYHGLFKAEVLEQLSPRP; encoded by the coding sequence ATGGCACGTCGCACCCGAGAAGAAGCCGAGCAAACCCGCTGCCGCATCCTGGACACCGCCGAGGCGCTGTTCAGCACGCATGGCGTTTCCCGCACCACGCTGGCCACCATCGCTGGTGCCGCCGGCCTGACCCGCGGCGCCGTCTACTGGCACTTCGTGGACAAGCTCGACCTGTACCGGGCCATGCTCGACCGCATCATCCCCCACTTCGATACCCGCCGGAACGAATTGCAACAAGCTGCAGCACACGACCCGGCGCAGGCGCTGTGGAGATTCAGCAACACTCTGCTCAGTTCGGTCGCCCAAGACCCACGCCTGCAGCGCGTGCTGCAAGTCATCTTCCTGCGTACCGAGCACGTCGACGAACTGGCGCCGGTCCAGGAGCAGTGCGTCGCCAAGATGCGCGAGGCCCACTTCACCCTGACCCAGATCCTGCTGGCAGCCCAGGCCCGCGGCCAGTTGCAGCCGCACGTCCAGCCGGTGATGGCGGCACAGTCGTTGCAAGCGCTGCACGACGGCCTGCTGCGCATCTGGCTCGCCGACGCGCAACGCTTCGACTTGGCGCACGACACGCCGGCATTGCTCTCCAGCCTGTACCACGGCCTGTTCAAAGCCGAGGTGCTGGAACAACTTTCCCCCCGCCCCTGA
- a CDS encoding lipid asymmetry maintenance protein MlaB — MADTAASGSLQLSGRIDMDSAADHLARLKRQLNGSSIQELDLSGVTGADSAALALLLELLRHGRERGNALRLGPLPPTLASLARLYGLDELLDGHCRSRS; from the coding sequence ATGGCGGACACGGCCGCTTCCGGCAGCTTGCAGCTCTCCGGCCGTATCGACATGGATTCCGCCGCCGATCATCTGGCTCGCTTGAAACGGCAGCTGAACGGTTCGTCGATACAGGAACTGGACCTGTCCGGCGTCACCGGCGCCGACTCGGCCGCGCTGGCACTGCTGCTGGAACTGCTGCGCCACGGCCGGGAGCGCGGCAACGCGTTGCGCCTCGGCCCGTTGCCGCCGACACTGGCCAGCCTGGCCCGCCTCTACGGGCTCGACGAACTGCTGGACGGCCATTGCAGGAGCCGGTCATGA
- a CDS encoding VacJ family lipoprotein, translated as MRIAPLLLTVALAGCASTAQSQLDPLEPVNRAVYRFNDTADRAVLKPVAEGYRAVTPRPVRIAVGNFFDNIRDAYSAINNALRADAQKATNDVMRVAINSTFGLLGLIDIATPAGLANNKTTLGDTFASWGWKNSSYLVLPLLGPSTVRDGLGTAATLAANPEPGVVYQTHTQLTAASVLNAVNTRARLLGLEQTVDEAALDPYSYLRDAYLQLRAKQVGAELPKPSSEDEELDIDQLVAPPDASAPQ; from the coding sequence ATGAGAATCGCCCCCCTCCTGCTGACCGTGGCGCTGGCCGGCTGTGCCAGCACCGCGCAAAGCCAGCTCGATCCACTCGAGCCGGTAAACCGCGCCGTCTACCGCTTCAACGACACCGCCGACCGGGCCGTGCTCAAGCCGGTCGCCGAAGGCTACCGCGCCGTCACCCCGCGCCCGGTCCGCATCGCCGTCGGCAACTTCTTCGACAACATCCGCGACGCCTACAGCGCCATCAACAACGCGCTGCGTGCCGACGCGCAGAAGGCCACCAACGACGTGATGCGCGTGGCGATCAACTCCACCTTCGGCCTGCTCGGCCTGATCGACATCGCCACACCGGCAGGCCTCGCCAACAACAAGACCACCCTGGGTGATACCTTCGCCTCGTGGGGCTGGAAGAACAGCAGCTACCTGGTGCTGCCGCTGTTGGGCCCCTCCACCGTGCGCGACGGCCTCGGCACCGCCGCCACCCTGGCCGCCAACCCCGAGCCGGGCGTGGTCTACCAGACCCATACCCAGCTGACCGCCGCCAGCGTGCTCAACGCCGTCAACACGCGCGCCCGGCTGCTCGGCCTGGAACAAACCGTGGACGAGGCCGCGCTCGATCCCTACTCCTACCTGCGCGACGCCTACCTGCAACTGCGTGCCAAACAGGTCGGAGCCGAGCTGCCCAAACCGTCATCTGAGGACGAAGAACTCGACATCGACCAGCTGGTGGCCCCGCCTGACGCCTCCGCCCCGCAGTAA
- the murA gene encoding UDP-N-acetylglucosamine 1-carboxyvinyltransferase, which yields MDKLLIRGNGPLNGEIRVSGAKNAALPILCAGLLTADTLKLSNVPMLRDVSTTQKLLQGMGARVMTDNVHEVEITGAGIDNLVAPYDLVKTMRASILVLGPTLARFGEATVSLPGGCAIGSRPIEQHIKGLVAMGADVTIEHGYVKAKAKRLRGARVVMDMVTVTGTENLLMAAVLADGTTVLENAAREPEVTDLALCLNKMGARISGIGSDRLVIEGVEALHGAEHAIMPDRIEAGTFLVAAAASQGHVVLRNAAPLSMDAILDKLAEAGAVVEAGDDWISLDMKRRPKSVNLRTLPYPAFPTDMQAQFMTLNAIADGAAVMTETIFENRFMHVPELNRMGANIEIEGNTAIVKGVERLSGATVMATDLRASASLVIAGLVADGETVVDRIYHLDRGYEHIEQKLGAVGAQIERIS from the coding sequence ATGGACAAACTGCTCATCCGCGGCAACGGTCCGCTCAACGGCGAAATCCGCGTCTCCGGCGCCAAGAACGCCGCCCTCCCCATCCTGTGCGCCGGTCTGTTGACCGCCGACACGCTCAAGCTCAGCAACGTGCCGATGCTGCGCGACGTCTCCACCACCCAGAAGCTGCTGCAAGGCATGGGCGCGCGGGTGATGACCGACAACGTGCATGAGGTCGAGATCACCGGCGCCGGCATCGACAACCTGGTCGCCCCGTACGATCTGGTGAAGACCATGCGCGCCTCCATCCTGGTGCTGGGTCCGACGCTGGCACGCTTCGGCGAGGCCACCGTCAGCCTGCCCGGTGGCTGTGCCATCGGCAGCCGTCCGATCGAACAGCACATCAAGGGCCTGGTGGCGATGGGCGCCGACGTCACCATCGAGCACGGCTACGTCAAGGCCAAGGCGAAGCGGCTACGCGGTGCGCGCGTGGTAATGGACATGGTGACCGTCACCGGCACCGAGAACCTGCTGATGGCGGCGGTGCTGGCCGACGGCACCACGGTGCTGGAAAACGCCGCGCGCGAACCGGAGGTGACCGACCTCGCGCTGTGCCTGAACAAGATGGGGGCCAGGATCAGCGGCATCGGCAGCGACCGCTTGGTGATCGAAGGGGTGGAAGCCCTGCACGGCGCCGAGCACGCCATTATGCCGGACCGCATCGAGGCCGGCACCTTCCTGGTCGCCGCCGCCGCCAGCCAGGGCCACGTGGTGCTGCGCAACGCCGCGCCACTCTCGATGGACGCCATCCTCGACAAGCTGGCGGAAGCCGGTGCCGTGGTCGAGGCCGGCGACGACTGGATCTCGCTCGACATGAAGCGCCGCCCCAAGTCGGTCAACCTGCGCACGCTGCCCTACCCGGCCTTCCCGACCGACATGCAGGCGCAGTTCATGACGCTCAACGCCATCGCCGACGGCGCTGCGGTGATGACCGAGACCATCTTCGAGAACCGCTTCATGCATGTGCCGGAACTCAACCGCATGGGCGCCAACATCGAGATCGAGGGCAACACCGCCATCGTCAAGGGCGTAGAACGCCTGTCCGGCGCCACGGTGATGGCTACCGACCTGCGCGCCTCGGCCTCGCTGGTGATCGCCGGCCTGGTCGCCGACGGCGAGACCGTCGTCGACCGCATCTACCACCTCGACCGTGGCTACGAGCACATCGAGCAGAAGCTGGGTGCCGTCGGCGCACAGATCGAACGCATCAGCTGA
- a CDS encoding ABC transporter permease, with protein sequence MQGFLTLFRKELVRFWKVSFQTVAAPVLTALLYQLIFAHVLSSHVEAYPGVSYTAFLIPGLAMMSMAQNAFANSSSSLIQSKITGNIVFLLLPPLTALEFFAAYLLASVVRGLAVGAGVLLITSWFGLSLPAHPLWVLAFALLGSAVLGTLGVIAGIWAEKFDQLAAFQNFLIMPLTFLSGVFYSIHSLPAFWRAASHVNPVFYMIDGFRYGFFGQADVSPWLSFGVVGTSFILLSALALWLLQRGYKLRH encoded by the coding sequence ATGCAGGGCTTCCTGACCCTGTTCCGCAAGGAACTCGTCCGCTTCTGGAAGGTCTCTTTCCAGACCGTGGCGGCGCCGGTGCTGACCGCGCTGCTCTACCAGCTGATCTTCGCCCACGTGCTGTCCAGCCACGTCGAAGCCTACCCCGGCGTGAGCTACACCGCCTTCCTGATTCCCGGCCTGGCGATGATGTCGATGGCGCAAAACGCCTTCGCCAACAGCTCGTCCAGTCTGATCCAGTCCAAGATCACCGGCAACATCGTGTTCCTGCTGCTGCCGCCACTCACCGCGCTGGAGTTCTTCGCCGCCTACCTGCTGGCCTCGGTGGTGCGCGGGCTGGCGGTCGGCGCCGGCGTGCTGCTGATCACCTCCTGGTTCGGCCTCAGCCTGCCCGCCCACCCGCTATGGGTGCTGGCCTTCGCCCTGCTGGGCTCGGCGGTGCTGGGCACGCTGGGCGTGATCGCCGGCATCTGGGCCGAGAAATTCGACCAGCTGGCGGCGTTCCAGAACTTTTTGATCATGCCGCTGACTTTCCTGTCCGGCGTGTTCTATTCGATCCACAGCCTGCCGGCCTTCTGGCGCGCCGCGTCGCACGTCAACCCGGTGTTCTACATGATCGACGGGTTCCGCTACGGCTTCTTCGGCCAGGCCGACGTCAGCCCCTGGCTGTCGTTCGGCGTAGTCGGCACCAGTTTCATTTTGCTGTCCGCTCTGGCATTGTGGCTGCTTCAGCGTGGCTACAAGCTCAGACACTAG
- a CDS encoding transposase gives MNEISPTAEPARSRRTRYSLEFKQRLVQASFAPGASIARLAREHGLNANQLFNWRYQYRKGQLGPVSPSPLLLPVDIIDAMAAPASTSPTPQTASRLELTLAKGRLSIHGRPDPETLRLVLQVLTA, from the coding sequence TTGAACGAGATCTCGCCTACCGCTGAACCGGCTCGCTCCCGTCGCACACGATACTCGCTGGAGTTCAAGCAGCGTCTTGTCCAAGCAAGCTTTGCTCCAGGGGCTTCGATTGCTCGACTCGCGCGCGAACATGGACTCAACGCCAATCAGCTATTTAATTGGCGCTATCAATATCGCAAGGGACAGCTCGGGCCAGTCAGTCCGTCTCCGCTCCTGTTGCCGGTCGATATCATCGATGCCATGGCGGCACCCGCTTCGACCTCACCAACACCTCAGACCGCTAGCCGCCTGGAGCTGACCCTGGCCAAAGGCCGTCTCAGCATACACGGACGCCCCGATCCGGAGACGCTGCGCCTGGTGTTGCAGGTACTGACCGCATGA
- a CDS encoding IS66 family transposase → MLTATSLPDDIDALKALVLSMTETVQQLEATVTSRTHEIERLKLLIAKLQRMQFGRHSEKLGRQIEQLQLELEELQTAEAEQAPVAPSGTEAPARRHPVRRPLPDHLPRDIQAHQPAEPACPDCGGVWRQLGEDVSEVLEYVPARFRVIRHVRPKYTCSCCDRMVQAPAPSRPLARSFAGPGLLAHVLVAKFCDHLPLYRQSQIYVREGVELDDSTLADWVGGSSRLLRPLVDALRQHVLSAGKLHADDTPVPVLAPGKGRTKSGRLWTYVRDDRPAADETPPAVWFSYSPDRKGEHPQAHLKDFTGILQADGYAGFGQLYDTGRIQEAACWAHVRRKFYDLHVARPSTVTQTALEQIAALYGIEAAIRGSPPAERRAVRQARSRPRLLQLHRWLNDQLGKLSRKSETTAAIQYALNRWEALVRYTEDGRIEIDNNAAERALRGVALGRKNFLFLGSDAGGERAAAIYSLIGSAKLNGLDPEAYLRHVLGVIADYPVNQVVKRHEDLTPWRHLELTPRVNQLVDVIGSAVAFCSRPLRRLSRSR, encoded by the coding sequence ATGCTGACCGCTACCTCTCTCCCCGACGATATCGACGCCCTCAAGGCGTTGGTGTTGTCCATGACGGAGACGGTTCAGCAACTGGAAGCCACGGTGACCAGCCGCACCCACGAGATCGAACGCCTCAAGCTGTTGATCGCCAAACTGCAGCGTATGCAGTTTGGCCGCCACTCCGAGAAGCTCGGGCGTCAGATCGAGCAACTGCAGTTGGAGCTGGAAGAACTGCAAACGGCCGAAGCGGAGCAAGCACCCGTTGCTCCCTCCGGTACCGAAGCACCGGCACGCCGACATCCGGTCCGCCGTCCGTTGCCGGATCATCTGCCACGCGATATCCAGGCCCATCAACCGGCCGAGCCGGCCTGCCCGGACTGCGGTGGGGTCTGGCGCCAACTGGGCGAAGACGTATCGGAAGTACTGGAGTATGTCCCGGCCCGCTTCCGCGTCATCCGCCATGTGCGCCCGAAATACACCTGTTCCTGCTGTGACCGCATGGTGCAAGCCCCGGCCCCGAGCCGCCCGCTGGCGCGCAGCTTTGCCGGCCCGGGTCTGCTGGCGCATGTGCTGGTCGCGAAGTTCTGCGACCACCTTCCGCTGTATCGGCAGAGCCAGATCTACGTCCGCGAAGGGGTGGAGCTGGACGACAGCACGCTGGCCGATTGGGTCGGGGGAAGCAGCCGGCTGTTGCGTCCCTTGGTCGACGCGCTGCGTCAGCATGTGCTGAGTGCCGGTAAACTGCACGCCGACGACACCCCGGTCCCGGTGCTGGCGCCCGGTAAAGGCCGCACCAAGAGCGGCCGGTTGTGGACCTATGTCCGCGATGACCGTCCCGCCGCCGATGAGACGCCCCCCGCGGTCTGGTTCAGCTACTCGCCGGATCGCAAAGGCGAGCACCCGCAGGCGCATCTGAAAGACTTCACCGGCATCCTGCAGGCCGACGGCTACGCCGGCTTTGGTCAGCTGTACGACACCGGCCGGATTCAGGAAGCCGCGTGCTGGGCGCATGTCCGGCGCAAATTCTATGATTTGCACGTTGCCCGCCCTTCGACCGTGACGCAAACGGCCTTGGAACAGATCGCTGCGCTGTATGGGATCGAAGCGGCCATCCGAGGTAGCCCGCCGGCAGAACGGCGGGCAGTCCGCCAAGCTCGCAGCCGCCCCCGACTGCTGCAACTCCATCGCTGGCTAAACGATCAACTTGGCAAACTCTCCCGTAAATCCGAGACGACGGCGGCGATCCAGTATGCGCTGAATCGGTGGGAAGCGTTGGTACGCTACACGGAAGATGGGCGGATCGAGATCGACAACAATGCTGCCGAGCGCGCCTTGCGTGGAGTGGCCTTAGGTCGGAAGAACTTCCTGTTTCTGGGCTCGGATGCCGGCGGAGAACGTGCCGCCGCGATCTACAGCCTGATCGGTAGTGCCAAACTGAACGGTCTCGACCCGGAGGCGTATCTGCGCCATGTACTGGGTGTCATTGCCGATTACCCGGTGAACCAGGTTGTCAAGCGACACGAGGATTTGACCCCCTGGCGACATCTGGAATTGACCCCCAGGGTTAATCAACTAGTTGATGTAATCGGTTCGGCCGTCGCCTTCTGCAGCAGGCCGCTCCGTCGTTTGTCGCGTAGCCGGTAA